The Mastomys coucha isolate ucsf_1 unplaced genomic scaffold, UCSF_Mcou_1 pScaffold11, whole genome shotgun sequence genome includes a window with the following:
- the Ly6l gene encoding lymphocyte antigen 6L, which translates to MTRLLLVLWASLVSVELFGGVMAKVVPAGNLSCFQCFKVPKASQCQPIKCQPSEKVCVSNEVLLYTSTKSRVQISKRCATTCPNSNHFFEWTLSNIQARITRKCCSGDRCNRAPESWKGFGALTGRLLLPMGLGLFCTLL; encoded by the exons ATGACCCGGCTGCTCCTGGTGCTCTGGGCATCGCTGGTATCTGTGGAGCTCTTTGGAGGTGTGATGGCCAAGGTGGTACCAG CAGGAAACCTGAGCTGCTTCCAGTGCTTCAAGGTTCCCAAGGCCAGCCAGTGTCAGCCCATAAAGTGTCAGCCCAGCGAAAAAGTCTGCGTGAGCAACGAGGTTCTCCTTTACACGA GTACAAAGAGCAGAGTTCAGATCAGCAAGCGCTGTGCCACCACTTGTCCAAACTCCAACCATTTCTTCGAGTGGACATTGAGCAATATTCAGGCCAGGATCACCAGAAAATGCTGTTCAGGGGATCGCTGCAACAGAGCTCCTGAGAGTTGGAAGGGGTTCGGGGCCTTGACAGGGAGGCTCCTGTTGCCAATGGGTCTGGGCCTCTTCTGTACCCTGTTGTAA